CAAGAATCGTTAAAAAGAACGGAAGAAAGGCGCCCAGACATCTTTAAAAATCTCGAAAGAGATACTAAATTTGGCATCAAATAATTAACGAGGTACATCATGTCCCTGAATATCGAAGCACTCCAGAATGAAAACGTGAAGACCGACCTTCCGGAATTCCGCGCTGGCGACACCGTCACCGTGAACGTTAAGGTTATTGAAGGCACCAAGGAACGTATCCAGCCGTTCAAGGGTGTTGTCATCCAGGTCAAGAACTCTGGCATTTCCAAGACTATCACCGTTCGTAAGATGTCCAACGGCGTTGCTGTTGAACGTATCTTCCCGGTCAACTCTCCGCGTATCGCAAACATCCTCCTGGATCGCCCGGGTAAGGTTCGTCAGTCTCGCATCTACTACATGCGCGAACTCCGCGGTAAGGCTGCTCGTATCGACGAACGTCAGTAATCCACTGCGTTTTAGCGGATATCCGACACCATGAACATGGCGGATTCCCGACAGCAACTAGTCCCGCCCACGCAAATGCGCGTGAAGGCGGGATTTGTTGTTTATGCACCGGACAGCGAAGAACGGTGTATCGTCATCCTGAATGACGGGGAACTAGAAGCTCGCGAAAAGGACAGCCCCCATAAGACAGTCTTTACTATGCATCCGGGAGACCTGGTTGGAGTAGCATCCCTCCTGGAACGTGAACCCTTCAAGTACCAGCTGGTCGCCAGCCGGGATTCGGATGTTACCATCATCAACGAAGAATGCATGGAATCCGAACTGAAGCGTCTTCCCCTATGGCTACTGGCCACCATTCGCTCCTTCGGGTCAAGAACCCGCGACCTGAAACAGGCTAGCCAGAAGAGCCACATCGAAAACGAACTCTTGAGCCTTGCTGAATTCCTGAGCCATAAGCCATCCAAGGAATACCTCCCCCTCCAGGACCTCCTTCTGGAATACACATTCCTTTCCAGGCTCCGTGCCGTAGAGATTATCCAGGCATTCAAGGGGCTCGCCCGCCGCCACTTTATCGAGATCAAGGCAATCGAAGGTAAGGAATGCTGCAGGATTCCAGACACTCGCCTGCTGGAAACCTATGTAGACTTTCAGGCAGCCCGAAGCAAGGAAATTCCCTTCCCGCCGTACACCCTCAGCAAGATCCAGAGGAAGCTGGTGGAAGTCCTGGCGAGAAAATCCGGCAGCAGCCCTCGTGAAGGGGCCAACTGGGTA
The Fibrobacter sp. UWR4 DNA segment above includes these coding regions:
- the rplS gene encoding 50S ribosomal protein L19; the protein is MSLNIEALQNENVKTDLPEFRAGDTVTVNVKVIEGTKERIQPFKGVVIQVKNSGISKTITVRKMSNGVAVERIFPVNSPRIANILLDRPGKVRQSRIYYMRELRGKAARIDERQ
- a CDS encoding cyclic nucleotide-binding domain-containing protein, translated to MNMADSRQQLVPPTQMRVKAGFVVYAPDSEERCIVILNDGELEAREKDSPHKTVFTMHPGDLVGVASLLEREPFKYQLVASRDSDVTIINEECMESELKRLPLWLLATIRSFGSRTRDLKQASQKSHIENELLSLAEFLSHKPSKEYLPLQDLLLEYTFLSRLRAVEIIQAFKGLARRHFIEIKAIEGKECCRIPDTRLLETYVDFQAARSKEIPFPPYTLSKIQRKLVEVLARKSGSSPREGANWVKFFSENVPEATLSDWLILKKIGCFRDCGDGNFAIHINSLAKTYLALLFETNIKGVI